A genomic region of Oryza glaberrima chromosome 1, OglaRS2, whole genome shotgun sequence contains the following coding sequences:
- the LOC127777165 gene encoding uncharacterized protein LOC127777165 isoform X1, with amino-acid sequence MVKVSAIHRTPPPLSWDFGRTGGAAAAAPRPRYKRALPMASPATATASLCCRLVRLPLLVPYARRRSPLSTRCSAAQSPDAVDREYADLNLRPLYPNVRPLLPPPGLPSLPPQVERERHPSHRSLLVVHAEGPSPAHPAARQPAQLLFLGAHGATGVEGGVRGSPAATHGRHWLREREVLDLACQELRRKAKLPRPGDSAEGFCCSELVERSQFWVTELGLRNVYFMFANATVSFNQIVSSYPGPLSLVSILCPDPHFKKRHHKRRVLQSQLVDSITNNLCLGGRVLLQSDVLEVAADMRERFDEYSDVFEHVDCIDKDLRCDNEGWLLDNPMGIRTEREVHAELEGATIYRRMYQKTRVVSH; translated from the exons ATGGTCAAAGTCTCAGCAATCCATCGAACCCCACCTCCTCTCTCGTGGGATTTTGGTCGaacaggcggcgcggcggcggcggcgcctcgtcCGCGGTACAAGCGTGCGTTACCCatggcctcgccggcgacggcgacggcctccCTGTGCtgccgcctcgtccgcctcccCTTGTTAGTGCCCtatgcccgccgccgctcgccgctctcGACCCGGTGCTCCGCCGCGCAGAGCCCCGACGCGGTGGACAGGGAGTACGCCGACCTCAACCTCCGCCCGCTCTACCCCAACGtccgccctcttcttcctccccccgGTCTTCCTTCCTTACCCCCCCAAGTAGAGCGCGAGCGCCACCCGTCTCACCGCTCTCTTCTCGTGGTTCACGCAGAGGGGCCATCACCTGCGCATCCGGCAGCACGTCAACCCGCTCAGCTCCTCTTTCTCG GAGCCCACGGAGCCACCGGAGTGGAAGGAGGTGTTCGAGGATCCCCTGCTGCCACTCATGGTCGACATTGGCTGCG GGAGCGGGAGGTTCTTGATTTGGCTTGCCAAGAACTCCGGCGAAAGGCGAAACTACCTCGGCCTGGAGATTCGGCAGAAGGTTTCTGTTGTTCCGAG TTGGTGGAGCGATCGCAGTTCTGGGTAACCGAGTTGGGGCTTAGGAATGT TTATTTTATGTTTGCAAATGCAACAGTGTCTTTCAACCAGATTGTGTCGTCGTACCCTGGTCCCCTGTCACTTGTTTCTATACTG TGTCCTGATCCCCATTTTAAGAAGAGGCATCACAAGAGAAGAGTTCTACAATCGCAGTTGGTGGATTCAATCACAAATAACCTCTGTTTAGGTGGACGG GTTCTTTTGCAATCGGATGTACTTGAAGTAGCTGCAGACATGAGGGAAAGGTTTGATGAATACTCGGATGTGTTTGAGCATGTTGACTGTATTGATAAAGATCTTCGCTGTGACAATGAAGGATGGCTTCTGGACAACCCAATGGGAATACGGACAGAGAGAGAAGTACATGCAGAGTTAGAAGGAGCAACCATATACAGGAGGATGTACCAAAAAACTAGAGTTGTTTCTCACTAG
- the LOC127777165 gene encoding uncharacterized protein LOC127777165 isoform X2 — protein MVKVSAIHRTPPPLSWDFGRTGGAAAAAPRPRYKRALPMASPATATASLCCRLVRLPLLVPYARRRSPLSTRCSAAQSPDAVDREYADLNLRPLYPNRGHHLRIRQHVNPLSSSFSEPTEPPEWKEVFEDPLLPLMVDIGCGSGRFLIWLAKNSGERRNYLGLEIRQKLVERSQFWVTELGLRNVYFMFANATVSFNQIVSSYPGPLSLVSILCPDPHFKKRHHKRRVLQSQLVDSITNNLCLGGRVLLQSDVLEVAADMRERFDEYSDVFEHVDCIDKDLRCDNEGWLLDNPMGIRTEREVHAELEGATIYRRMYQKTRVVSH, from the exons ATGGTCAAAGTCTCAGCAATCCATCGAACCCCACCTCCTCTCTCGTGGGATTTTGGTCGaacaggcggcgcggcggcggcggcgcctcgtcCGCGGTACAAGCGTGCGTTACCCatggcctcgccggcgacggcgacggcctccCTGTGCtgccgcctcgtccgcctcccCTTGTTAGTGCCCtatgcccgccgccgctcgccgctctcGACCCGGTGCTCCGCCGCGCAGAGCCCCGACGCGGTGGACAGGGAGTACGCCGACCTCAACCTCCGCCCGCTCTACCCCAAC AGGGGCCATCACCTGCGCATCCGGCAGCACGTCAACCCGCTCAGCTCCTCTTTCTCG GAGCCCACGGAGCCACCGGAGTGGAAGGAGGTGTTCGAGGATCCCCTGCTGCCACTCATGGTCGACATTGGCTGCG GGAGCGGGAGGTTCTTGATTTGGCTTGCCAAGAACTCCGGCGAAAGGCGAAACTACCTCGGCCTGGAGATTCGGCAGAAG TTGGTGGAGCGATCGCAGTTCTGGGTAACCGAGTTGGGGCTTAGGAATGT TTATTTTATGTTTGCAAATGCAACAGTGTCTTTCAACCAGATTGTGTCGTCGTACCCTGGTCCCCTGTCACTTGTTTCTATACTG TGTCCTGATCCCCATTTTAAGAAGAGGCATCACAAGAGAAGAGTTCTACAATCGCAGTTGGTGGATTCAATCACAAATAACCTCTGTTTAGGTGGACGG GTTCTTTTGCAATCGGATGTACTTGAAGTAGCTGCAGACATGAGGGAAAGGTTTGATGAATACTCGGATGTGTTTGAGCATGTTGACTGTATTGATAAAGATCTTCGCTGTGACAATGAAGGATGGCTTCTGGACAACCCAATGGGAATACGGACAGAGAGAGAAGTACATGCAGAGTTAGAAGGAGCAACCATATACAGGAGGATGTACCAAAAAACTAGAGTTGTTTCTCACTAG